The Bifidobacterium animalis subsp. animalis ATCC 25527 genome has a segment encoding these proteins:
- a CDS encoding putative ABC transporter permease translates to MWLAAVEKTFVWFLLYSFVGWVWETVLNIVMKKRFVDRGILNGPICPIYGFGAALAIFVLHDEHSLIAVFLSSGVLACTLEYITSWGIEKLFHMQLWDYSNKPFNINGRVYLNGFLFFAAGCTVVKEWVQPAVMRMLDRLDPLWLNIVSITLFAILMADVAVTLAGLISMNSKLGRAEEYIKSVKKEQIAKMDVHITAADERIEQIEQRAEGAADRVKETVARTQVAERVSGGVESAKTRGAELSAKLHGTFNWQQRRLLDAYPEMKPERGRSVIGEIRAQLAKYGRKHNA, encoded by the coding sequence ATGTGGCTTGCAGCAGTGGAAAAAACGTTTGTATGGTTCCTTCTCTACAGTTTCGTCGGATGGGTGTGGGAGACCGTACTCAACATCGTGATGAAGAAACGGTTCGTGGACCGTGGCATATTGAACGGCCCGATCTGCCCGATCTACGGTTTCGGGGCGGCGCTCGCGATCTTCGTGCTGCACGACGAGCATTCGCTCATCGCCGTGTTCCTGAGCAGCGGCGTGCTCGCCTGCACGTTGGAATACATCACCTCATGGGGCATAGAGAAACTCTTCCACATGCAGCTGTGGGACTATTCGAACAAGCCGTTCAACATCAACGGCCGCGTCTATTTGAACGGCTTCCTGTTCTTCGCCGCGGGCTGCACCGTGGTGAAGGAATGGGTGCAGCCCGCCGTCATGCGCATGCTCGACCGCCTCGACCCGCTCTGGCTCAACATCGTGAGCATCACGCTGTTCGCGATCCTCATGGCCGACGTCGCCGTGACTCTCGCCGGTCTGATCAGCATGAACAGCAAGCTCGGGCGCGCGGAGGAGTATATCAAATCCGTAAAGAAAGAGCAGATTGCCAAAATGGATGTGCATATCACGGCTGCAGACGAGCGCATCGAACAGATCGAGCAGCGTGCGGAAGGCGCCGCAGACCGCGTGAAGGAAACCGTCGCCCGCACGCAGGTCGCCGAGCGTGTGAGCGGTGGCGTGGAGAGTGCGAAGACGCGCGGTGCGGAGCTGTCTGCAAAACTGCACGGCACCTTCAACTGGCAGCAGCGCAGGCTCCTCGACGCCTACCCGGAGATGAAGCCGGAGCGTGGACGGTCGGTGATCGGCGAGATCCGCGCGCAACTCGCGAAATACGGCAGGAAACATAACGCGTGA
- a CDS encoding pyridoxal phosphate-dependent aminotransferase yields MINEKYKEMLGEKSVIRMISERASARRAEIGADEVFDFSIGNPSVPCTPAFTNAVIDLYENETPLALHGYSPSVGIKSFRGAVADSLNRRFGMDYTENHIFPTSGATGSLAHAFRAVTKPGDEVLTFAPFFPEYIPYVEGTGATLTVVPPDTTAFQIDFEAFERALNPNVAVVLINTPNNPSGAAYSAATLERLAGILRDKQTEYGHDIFLVSDEPYREIMFDGATQAYPAKFYDNTLTCYSFSKSLSLPGERIGYVAVNPRATDADVLVPMFAQISRTIGHNCPSSTMQLAVERVIDDTSDLSIYETNMNLLYDALVDLGFEVVRPSGTFYIFPKALEKDANEFARKAMEYDLFMVPSDSFGMPGYLRLSYCVETDHLKKAIVRLRQFVTEVYGR; encoded by the coding sequence ATGATCAACGAGAAGTACAAGGAAATGTTGGGTGAGAAGTCGGTGATCCGCATGATCTCGGAGCGGGCGTCGGCGCGGCGCGCGGAGATCGGCGCCGACGAGGTGTTCGACTTCTCGATTGGCAACCCGAGCGTACCGTGCACGCCGGCGTTCACGAACGCGGTGATCGACCTGTACGAGAACGAGACGCCGCTCGCGCTGCACGGCTATAGCCCGTCGGTGGGCATCAAGTCATTCCGCGGCGCCGTGGCGGACTCGCTCAACCGCCGCTTCGGCATGGATTACACCGAGAACCACATCTTCCCCACATCGGGCGCCACCGGCTCGCTCGCGCACGCATTCCGCGCGGTGACCAAGCCGGGCGACGAAGTGCTCACGTTCGCGCCATTCTTCCCCGAATACATTCCGTACGTGGAGGGTACGGGCGCCACACTCACCGTGGTGCCGCCCGACACCACTGCATTCCAGATTGATTTCGAGGCATTCGAGCGCGCGCTCAATCCGAACGTGGCGGTCGTGCTCATCAACACACCGAACAATCCGTCGGGCGCGGCGTACTCGGCGGCCACGCTGGAGCGTCTGGCCGGCATTCTGCGCGACAAGCAGACCGAATACGGCCACGACATCTTCCTCGTGAGCGACGAACCCTACCGCGAGATCATGTTCGACGGCGCCACGCAGGCATACCCGGCGAAGTTCTACGACAACACGCTCACCTGCTATTCGTTCTCGAAATCACTCTCGCTGCCGGGCGAGCGCATCGGCTACGTGGCGGTGAATCCGCGCGCGACGGACGCGGACGTGCTCGTGCCCATGTTCGCGCAGATCAGCCGCACGATTGGACACAACTGCCCGAGCTCCACGATGCAGCTCGCAGTGGAGCGCGTGATCGATGACACCAGCGACCTCTCCATTTACGAGACGAATATGAATCTGCTGTATGACGCGCTCGTCGACCTTGGATTCGAAGTGGTGCGGCCGAGCGGCACGTTCTACATATTCCCGAAGGCGCTCGAGAAGGATGCGAACGAATTCGCACGTAAAGCGATGGAATACGACCTGTTCATGGTGCCGTCGGATTCCTTCGGCATGCCGGGCTATCTGCGCCTCTCGTACTGCGTGGAAACCGATCACCTGAAGAAGGCGATCGTGCGCCTCAGGCAGTTCGTGACGGAGGTGTACGGGCGCTAA
- a CDS encoding tetratricopeptide repeat protein, giving the protein MPDSLKSLLRADRVCDLDIADSASLTIRDIHQIAQENADSPVTAVVELGGALTTLTQELSVSTSIRQPLYCEREALRLLVSEAAGDAATRYRTVPGAIAAVRSELARFDMKLGQLDDALRELQELQRISPTSVQGGIAEAMAYSMAGDTARAVESIRQALMFAVVPDEVAFLYCLLGQMFAMAGEIETAIDCYYVASTVGVQTEYTSVARQAMEELLAQIGAARDGQDGQGEGSFTATVDAQPTAPSREHALGSLEAAGIPIAPRSR; this is encoded by the coding sequence TTGCCGGACTCGCTGAAAAGCCTGTTGCGCGCCGACCGCGTGTGCGATCTGGACATTGCGGATTCCGCGAGCCTCACCATTCGCGACATTCACCAGATTGCCCAGGAGAACGCGGATTCGCCGGTCACTGCCGTGGTCGAGCTCGGCGGGGCGCTCACGACGCTCACACAGGAGCTTTCGGTGAGCACGTCCATTCGCCAGCCATTGTACTGCGAGCGGGAGGCGTTGCGATTGCTGGTCTCCGAGGCGGCGGGCGACGCGGCGACGCGGTACCGCACGGTGCCGGGTGCAATCGCCGCAGTGCGCTCCGAGCTCGCGCGCTTCGACATGAAGCTCGGGCAACTGGATGACGCACTGCGCGAACTGCAGGAATTGCAGCGCATCTCGCCCACCAGCGTGCAGGGCGGCATTGCGGAGGCGATGGCCTACTCGATGGCCGGCGACACGGCTCGCGCGGTGGAATCCATTCGGCAGGCCCTCATGTTTGCGGTGGTGCCCGACGAAGTGGCCTTCCTGTACTGCTTGCTCGGGCAGATGTTCGCGATGGCGGGTGAGATCGAGACGGCGATCGACTGCTATTATGTGGCCTCCACCGTGGGTGTGCAGACCGAATACACCAGCGTCGCCCGCCAGGCGATGGAGGAGTTGCTGGCGCAGATTGGCGCGGCGCGCGACGGTCAGGATGGACAGGGCGAGGGCAGTTTCACCGCAACCGTGGACGCGCAGCCCACCGCGCCGTCGCGCGAGCACGCGCTCGGCTCGTTGGAGGCGGCCGGCATTCCGATCGCCCCACGCAGTCGGTGA
- a CDS encoding PfkB family carbohydrate kinase translates to MLSDILHSIQAKRDHEPTVISLGQVWVDSMIKVPEFPVPGSFMNAESIARSVNGSFAVLEAASRMGAQTELASILGTGPWSDMIRRALKRVNVRHTGITNKGLDNGLRLVINDGQERSFISAPGAEVRTDAHTFDDVNPKSGDVVHISGASLMNTGAVAVESFISRPECAPDVRDFRIVLTPTSMMSTVNERLLEDIVLLHPIWVLNRQQGRAIADRLGIEVDETATMRVDGGFDDSMSALCDGLADVLRAPVVLRAGSRGAWVRRHGEPVQHIDGFETKATHIRSAGPTHTGALCALLANGWNLESAVQIANAAASLAITKGINGVPQCPTYDEAVALVTKALKDAEHAD, encoded by the coding sequence ATGCTGAGCGATATTCTTCATTCGATCCAGGCGAAGCGTGACCACGAACCCACCGTGATCTCACTCGGTCAGGTGTGGGTGGATTCCATGATCAAGGTTCCCGAGTTCCCGGTACCGGGTTCGTTCATGAACGCGGAAAGCATCGCCAGATCGGTGAATGGCAGTTTCGCGGTGCTCGAGGCGGCGAGCCGCATGGGCGCGCAGACCGAGCTCGCGAGTATTCTCGGAACCGGCCCGTGGTCCGACATGATCCGTCGCGCATTGAAACGCGTGAATGTGAGGCATACCGGCATCACGAACAAGGGGCTCGACAACGGCCTGCGGCTTGTGATCAACGACGGTCAGGAACGCTCGTTCATCTCGGCTCCCGGCGCGGAGGTGCGCACTGACGCACACACGTTCGACGACGTGAACCCCAAGTCCGGCGACGTCGTGCACATCAGCGGCGCATCGTTGATGAACACGGGCGCGGTGGCGGTGGAATCGTTCATCTCACGGCCTGAATGCGCGCCGGATGTGCGCGACTTCCGCATTGTGCTCACGCCCACGAGCATGATGTCCACGGTGAACGAGCGTCTGCTTGAAGACATCGTGCTGCTGCACCCGATCTGGGTGCTCAATCGGCAGCAGGGGCGCGCGATTGCAGACCGGCTCGGCATCGAGGTGGATGAGACGGCCACCATGCGCGTCGACGGCGGCTTCGACGATTCGATGAGCGCGCTGTGCGACGGACTTGCCGATGTCTTGCGCGCGCCCGTCGTGCTGCGTGCCGGTTCGCGCGGCGCGTGGGTGCGCAGGCATGGCGAGCCGGTGCAGCATATCGACGGATTCGAGACGAAGGCCACGCATATTCGCTCGGCCGGCCCCACGCACACTGGTGCGTTGTGCGCGCTGCTGGCGAATGGGTGGAATCTGGAAAGCGCCGTGCAGATTGCGAACGCGGCCGCGTCGCTCGCAATCACGAAGGGCATCAACGGCGTGCCGCAGTGCCCCACCTACGACGAGGCGGTCGCCTTGGTCACGAAGGCGCTCAAAGATGCCGAGCACGCCGACTGA
- the rpmB gene encoding 50S ribosomal protein L28 produces the protein MAARCAVCGKGPQTGYTVSHSHIRNKRRFLPNLQPVHTTVDGQNVRLRVCTKCLKAGKVQRVKAA, from the coding sequence ATGGCAGCTCGTTGTGCAGTGTGCGGCAAGGGACCGCAGACCGGTTATACCGTTTCGCACTCGCATATTCGCAATAAGCGCCGCTTCCTCCCGAACCTCCAGCCGGTGCATACCACCGTTGACGGCCAGAATGTGCGCCTGCGTGTGTGCACGAAATGCCTCAAGGCTGGCAAGGTTCAGCGAGTGAAGGCTGCGTGA
- a CDS encoding ATP-dependent DNA helicase RecG, whose protein sequence is MAQQDGTRDVTLETPLHALLANKRRVSALKKLGVLAVRDALTYYPFRVTDPVPVRALVQAQPGLKEKMACAVRVRSVRVSPMNARAGYRVEVLVDDDEFAATLHVRGALATLVFFSHRKSYVDWLAGRLRVDGHVVIAGDPTMYMDRLQFTHPELLTVGGGANLRADVGTVAEGLQRVCRPRPVYHANSRISSEHIHDTIIYVLRLLAGEDPATAMHADDETAQPHMRTLYAESEQIREHLDVAIPDILPGNLLAELNLMHRAQAFSQIHDPDSVGAFTQAITTMRYEEAFVCQSALIRARHDAREHNAYVCSDVQLRDEYIDTLPFALTKGQREVVDEISHDMCQDHPMQRLLQGEVGSGKTVVAVSAMLQAVGSGHQAVLVAPTQVLAEQHYQSISNVFNRAPVLLLTGGMKLAERRKVLGTAASGEPCIVVATHAAFSKSFQAPNLALAVIDEQHRFGVEQRETLRSKSDVDPHLLVMTATPIPRTAAMTWFGDLDISWLTELPGGRKPIQTVVIPEVNAPLMAEMFWHIRHRIDAGERAYIVCPRIDEQTEDAAVGDNGGDSGGTAGSAGDARADFDDGMLLSDEDLGETNARAPLHSVHEISERLQSLPQFQGVRFCELTGRDDDATKERVMAEFASGQTPVMVATTVIEVGVDVPQASCIVIFDADRYGLSQLHQLRGRVGRGGTHSWAFLVSQAEPNSIAEQRLDVIAHSLDGALIAQKDLELRGAGDVLGDTQSGGRSSLKLLRVVKDAAMITDARNRAELLLDADPTLEHHTQLAGAVLDFSRGNEKFLTSN, encoded by the coding sequence ATGGCACAGCAGGACGGTACGCGCGACGTGACGCTCGAGACGCCGCTGCACGCCCTGCTCGCCAACAAACGCCGCGTGAGCGCGCTGAAGAAGCTCGGCGTGCTCGCCGTGCGCGATGCGCTCACATATTACCCGTTCCGCGTCACCGATCCCGTCCCGGTGCGCGCGCTTGTGCAGGCCCAGCCCGGTCTCAAGGAGAAGATGGCGTGCGCCGTGCGCGTGCGCAGCGTGCGCGTCAGTCCGATGAACGCGCGCGCCGGCTACCGCGTGGAAGTGCTCGTCGACGACGACGAGTTCGCCGCGACGCTCCATGTGCGCGGCGCGCTGGCCACGCTCGTGTTCTTCTCGCATCGCAAATCGTACGTGGACTGGCTCGCCGGGCGTCTGCGCGTCGACGGCCACGTGGTGATTGCCGGGGATCCGACCATGTATATGGACCGTCTGCAATTCACCCACCCCGAACTGCTCACCGTGGGCGGCGGCGCGAATCTGCGGGCCGACGTGGGCACGGTGGCCGAGGGATTGCAGCGCGTCTGCCGGCCGCGGCCCGTCTACCATGCGAATTCGCGCATCTCGAGCGAGCATATTCACGACACAATCATCTATGTGCTGCGTCTGCTCGCCGGCGAGGACCCGGCGACCGCGATGCACGCCGACGACGAGACCGCGCAGCCGCACATGCGCACGTTGTATGCGGAAAGTGAGCAGATTCGCGAGCACTTGGATGTCGCGATACCGGACATTCTGCCGGGGAATCTGCTGGCCGAGCTGAATCTGATGCACCGTGCGCAGGCATTCTCGCAGATTCACGACCCAGACTCGGTGGGCGCGTTCACGCAGGCGATCACGACGATGCGCTACGAGGAGGCGTTCGTATGCCAGAGCGCGCTGATCCGCGCCCGGCACGACGCGCGCGAGCACAACGCGTACGTGTGCTCCGACGTGCAGTTGCGCGACGAATACATAGACACGCTGCCGTTCGCGCTGACGAAAGGCCAGCGCGAGGTGGTGGACGAGATCAGCCACGACATGTGCCAGGACCACCCGATGCAGCGCCTGCTGCAAGGCGAGGTCGGCTCGGGCAAGACGGTGGTGGCGGTCAGCGCGATGCTGCAGGCGGTCGGGTCGGGGCATCAGGCCGTGCTCGTCGCGCCCACGCAGGTGCTCGCCGAGCAGCACTACCAATCGATCTCGAACGTGTTTAACCGCGCGCCCGTGCTGCTGCTCACCGGCGGCATGAAGCTTGCCGAGCGACGCAAAGTGCTCGGCACGGCGGCAAGCGGGGAGCCGTGCATCGTCGTGGCCACGCACGCCGCGTTCTCGAAGTCGTTCCAGGCGCCGAACCTCGCGCTCGCGGTGATCGACGAGCAGCACCGCTTCGGCGTGGAACAGCGTGAAACACTGCGCTCGAAGTCGGACGTGGACCCGCATCTACTGGTGATGACGGCGACGCCGATCCCGCGCACGGCAGCGATGACCTGGTTCGGCGACCTCGACATCTCCTGGCTCACCGAGTTGCCGGGCGGACGCAAGCCGATTCAGACCGTGGTGATTCCCGAGGTGAACGCGCCGCTCATGGCCGAGATGTTCTGGCATATTCGCCACCGCATAGACGCCGGCGAGCGCGCGTATATTGTGTGCCCGCGCATTGATGAGCAGACCGAGGACGCCGCGGTTGGCGACAATGGCGGTGATTCCGGAGGCACTGCGGGCAGCGCCGGCGATGCGCGCGCCGATTTCGACGACGGCATGCTGCTCAGCGACGAGGACCTCGGCGAGACGAACGCGCGCGCGCCGCTGCATTCAGTGCATGAGATCTCCGAGCGTCTGCAATCGCTGCCGCAGTTCCAAGGCGTGCGGTTCTGCGAGCTGACCGGCCGCGACGACGACGCGACGAAGGAGCGCGTGATGGCCGAATTCGCCAGCGGGCAGACGCCGGTCATGGTGGCGACCACCGTGATCGAGGTGGGTGTGGACGTGCCGCAGGCGAGCTGCATCGTGATCTTCGACGCCGACCGATACGGGCTGTCGCAGTTGCATCAGCTGCGCGGACGAGTGGGGCGCGGCGGCACGCACAGCTGGGCGTTCCTGGTGTCGCAGGCCGAGCCGAACAGCATTGCCGAGCAGCGGCTCGATGTGATTGCGCATTCGCTCGACGGCGCGTTGATTGCGCAGAAGGACCTCGAATTGCGCGGTGCCGGCGATGTGCTCGGCGATACGCAGTCGGGCGGTCGCTCGAGCCTGAAACTGCTGCGCGTGGTCAAGGATGCCGCCATGATCACTGATGCGCGCAATCGGGCCGAGCTGCTGTTGGACGCCGACCCGACCCTCGAGCACCATACGCAGCTCGCCGGCGCGGTGCTCGATTTCTCGCGTGGCAACGAGAAGTTCCTCACCAGCAACTAG
- a CDS encoding RsmD family RNA methyltransferase, protein MRVITGRFKGVPLTTPRSETRPTTDRTKEAMFSRLDSTGILAGARVLDLFGGTGALGIEALSRGANELTVVEASGPAAKLIAHTLTALRRNPAWEEGMSAHIVHAKAERYAAKAKVGEPFDMVLIDPPYAFSTADCERLLCDLTARDLVARDGMIVLERSVRTERPEAPAGWQITDARDYGETAVYTYCAQ, encoded by the coding sequence ATGCGTGTGATTACAGGACGATTCAAGGGCGTGCCGCTCACCACGCCGCGCTCGGAGACGCGGCCGACCACCGACCGCACGAAGGAGGCCATGTTCTCGCGCCTCGACAGCACCGGCATTCTCGCGGGGGCGCGCGTGCTCGATCTGTTCGGCGGAACCGGCGCGCTCGGCATCGAGGCGCTGAGCCGTGGCGCGAACGAATTGACGGTGGTGGAGGCATCTGGCCCCGCTGCCAAGCTCATAGCGCATACGCTGACGGCACTGCGGCGCAATCCCGCATGGGAGGAGGGGATGAGCGCGCACATCGTGCACGCGAAAGCCGAGCGGTACGCGGCGAAGGCGAAGGTGGGCGAGCCGTTCGACATGGTGCTCATCGACCCGCCATATGCGTTCTCCACTGCCGATTGCGAGCGCCTGCTCTGCGATCTCACCGCGCGCGACTTGGTGGCGCGCGACGGCATGATCGTGCTCGAGCGGTCGGTGCGCACCGAGCGACCCGAAGCACCCGCTGGATGGCAGATCACCGACGCGCGCGACTACGGCGAGACCGCCGTGTACACCTACTGCGCGCAGTGA
- the trmD gene encoding tRNA (guanosine(37)-N1)-methyltransferase TrmD gives MDIDIVSVFPEYFDVLNLSLLGKAQERGLLTVRSHNLRQWTHDVHQSVDDTPVGGGAGMVMKPEVWAECLDELLGIPADAPANANAAPAADSPVLIFPNPSAPLFTQQDATALSHAEHLVFGCGRYEGYDARIPQYYRERGVDVREYSIGDYVLNGGEVAVSVMLEAITRLLPGFMGNADSIVEESYTGENALLEHNQYTKPASWRGIDVPPVLISGDHGKVNRFRRDEALEKTSRLRPDLIARLDCHALDKQDRKTLMSLGWEVSGEHPRKLED, from the coding sequence TTGGACATCGACATCGTTTCCGTCTTCCCCGAGTATTTCGACGTGCTCAATCTCAGTCTGCTCGGCAAAGCGCAGGAGAGGGGTCTGCTCACCGTGCGCTCGCATAATCTGCGGCAGTGGACGCACGATGTGCACCAGTCCGTCGACGACACCCCGGTGGGCGGCGGCGCGGGCATGGTGATGAAACCCGAGGTGTGGGCGGAATGCCTCGACGAGCTGCTCGGCATCCCGGCCGACGCTCCCGCGAACGCGAACGCCGCCCCGGCCGCCGACTCCCCCGTGCTGATCTTCCCGAACCCATCCGCCCCGCTGTTCACGCAGCAGGATGCGACCGCGCTGTCGCACGCCGAACACCTCGTCTTCGGCTGCGGCCGCTACGAGGGCTACGACGCGCGCATTCCGCAGTATTATCGCGAACGAGGCGTCGACGTGCGCGAATATTCGATCGGCGACTATGTGCTCAACGGCGGCGAGGTCGCCGTCTCGGTGATGCTCGAGGCGATCACGCGCCTGCTGCCCGGTTTCATGGGAAACGCCGACTCGATCGTCGAGGAATCGTACACCGGCGAGAACGCGCTGCTCGAGCACAACCAGTACACGAAACCGGCGAGCTGGCGGGGAATCGACGTGCCGCCGGTGCTCATCTCCGGCGATCACGGCAAAGTGAACAGATTCCGCCGCGACGAGGCCCTCGAGAAAACGTCGCGCCTGCGCCCCGACCTCATTGCGCGGCTCGACTGCCACGCGCTCGACAAGCAGGACCGCAAGACGCTCATGTCGCTCGGCTGGGAGGTCTCCGGCGAGCATCCGCGCAAACTCGAAGACTGA
- the rimM gene encoding ribosome maturation factor RimM (Essential for efficient processing of 16S rRNA) translates to MHTNSVPDPQQPQELLRVCRIGKAQGLKGEVSVELYTDDPHARFAPGEVLYARESAADALRPYTVAAARTFKNRWYVRFEGVDDRNAAEALRNTVLYGEPQELDDDEFYPKDLLGLEVYLESEVAAANADDAPAGAEFEFTDLGKVVDVIEGAQWLLKIRMPNRETFLLPFVEALVPEVNLEEGYLTVDPPGGLIPGIGTADTVTSASASPASAASE, encoded by the coding sequence ATGCACACGAACAGCGTGCCAGACCCGCAACAGCCCCAAGAGTTGTTGCGGGTCTGTCGTATTGGCAAGGCTCAGGGACTCAAGGGCGAGGTCTCCGTGGAACTGTATACGGACGACCCGCATGCCCGTTTCGCACCCGGCGAGGTGCTCTACGCGCGCGAATCCGCTGCGGACGCACTACGCCCCTACACCGTGGCCGCCGCGCGCACATTCAAGAACCGTTGGTATGTGCGCTTCGAAGGCGTGGATGATCGCAATGCCGCCGAGGCGCTGCGCAACACCGTGCTGTACGGCGAGCCGCAGGAGCTCGATGACGACGAGTTCTACCCGAAGGATCTGCTCGGCCTGGAAGTGTATCTGGAATCCGAGGTGGCCGCAGCGAATGCCGACGACGCCCCGGCAGGCGCCGAATTCGAGTTCACCGATCTCGGCAAGGTGGTTGACGTGATCGAGGGCGCCCAATGGCTGCTCAAGATTCGCATGCCGAACCGCGAGACCTTCCTGCTGCCCTTCGTGGAGGCGCTGGTTCCCGAGGTCAATCTCGAGGAGGGCTACCTCACCGTGGATCCGCCAGGAGGCTTGATCCCCGGCATCGGTACCGCCGACACCGTCACCTCCGCCTCGGCCAGCCCCGCCTCGGCCGCCTCCGAGTGA
- a CDS encoding RNA-binding protein encodes MLAQAVEHLIKNVVDFPDDVSVKSHENARGELIRVRVNPEDIGRVIGRNGRTANAVRTVIQAISDHKVRVDIMDVRK; translated from the coding sequence ATGCTTGCTCAAGCCGTGGAACATCTGATCAAGAACGTCGTCGATTTTCCCGACGACGTTTCAGTCAAGTCCCATGAGAACGCCCGCGGTGAACTGATTCGCGTGCGCGTGAATCCGGAGGACATCGGGCGTGTGATCGGTCGTAACGGACGCACTGCGAACGCGGTTCGCACAGTGATCCAGGCGATCTCCGATCACAAGGTTCGCGTGGACATCATGGACGTACGCAAGTGA